A portion of the Anser cygnoides isolate HZ-2024a breed goose chromosome 29, Taihu_goose_T2T_genome, whole genome shotgun sequence genome contains these proteins:
- the SUPT5H gene encoding transcription elongation factor SPT5 isoform X1 — translation MSDSDDSNFSEEESERSSEAEEAEAEEERASAAGSEKEEAEEEEEEEEYDEEEEEEDDDRPAKKPRHGGFILDEADVDDEYEDEDQWEDGAEDILEKEEIEASNIDNVVLDEDRSGARRLQNLWRDQREEELGEYYMKKYAKSSVGETVYGGSDELSDDITQQQLLPGVKDPNLWTVKCKIGEERATAIALMRKFIAYQFTDTPLQIKSVVAPEHVKGYIYVEAYKQTHVKQAIEGVGNLRMGYWNQQMVPIKEMTDVLKVVKEVTNLKPKSWVRLKRGIYKDDIAQVDYVEPSQNQISLKMIPRIDFDRIKARMSLKDWFAKRKKFKRPPQRLFDAEKIRSLGGDVASDGDFLIFEGNRYSRKGFLFKSFAMSAVITEGVKPTLSELEKFEDQPEGIDLEVVTESTGKEREHNFQPGDNVEVCEGELINLQGKILSVDGNKITIMPKHEDLKDMLEFPAQELRKYFKMGDHVKVIAGRFEGDTGLIVRVEENFVILFSDLTMHELKVLPRDLQLCSETASGVDVGGQHEWGELVQLDPQTVGVIVRLERETFQVLNMYGKVVTVRHQAVTRKKDNRFAVALDSEQNNIHVKDIVKVIDGPHSGREGEIRHLFRGFAFLHCKKLVENGGMFVCKTRHLVLAGGSKPRDVTNFTVAGFTPMSPRITSPMHPSGAGQRGGFGGGGMSRGRGRRDNDLIGQTVRISQGPYKGYIGVVKDATESTARVELHSTCQTISVDRQRLTTVGSRRPGGMTSTYGRTPMYGSQTPMYGSGSRTPMYGSQTPLHDGSRTPHYGSQTPLHDGSRTPAQSGAWDPNNPNTPSRADEDFEYGFDDEPTPSPQGYGGTPNPQTPGYPDPSSPQVTQPYNPQTPGTPAMYNTDQFSPYAVPSPQGSYQPSPSPQSYHQVAPSPVGYQNTHSPASYHPTPSPMAYQASPSPSPVGYSPMTPGAPSPGGYNPHTPGSGIEQSSSDWVTTDIQVKVRDTYLDSQAVGQTGVIRSVTGGMCSVYLKDSEKVVSISSEHLEPVTPTKSNKVKVILGEDREATGILLSIDGEDGIVRMDLDEQLKILNLRFLGKLLEA, via the exons aTGTCGGACAGCGACGACAGCAACTTCTCGGAGGAGGAGAGCGAGCGCAGCAGCGAGGCCGAGGAGGCCGAG GCTGAGGAGGAGCGCGCCAGCGCGGCCGGCAGCGAGAAGGAggaggccgaggaggaggaggaggaagaggagtacgatgaggaggaggaggaggaagatgacgACCGGCCAGCCAAAAAACCCCGCCACGGGGGCTTCATCCTGGACGAGGCCG ACGTTGATGATGAGTACGAGGACGAGGACCAGTGGGAGGATGGGGCCGAGGACATCCTGGAGAAAG AAGAGATCGAAG cTTCCAACATCGACAACGTGGTGCTGGACGAGGACCGCTCGGGCGCTCGGCGGTTGCAGAATCTCTGGAG GGATCAACGCGAGGAGGAGCTGGGCGAGTATTACATGAAGAAATACGCCAAGTCCTCGGTGGGAGAGAC cgTTTACGGCGGCTCCGATGAGCTCTCGGATGACATcacgcagcagcagctgctgcctggagtCAA GGATCCCAACCTCTGGACCGTGAAGTGCAAG ATCGGCGAGGAGCGCGCCACGGCCATTGCCCTGATGCGGAAATTCATCGCCTACCAGTTCACCGACACG CCCCTGCAGATCAAGTCGGTGGTGGCCCCCGAGCACGTCAAGGGCTACATCTACGTGGAGGCGTACAAGCAGACGCACGTGAAGCAGGCGATCGAGGGCGTGGGCAACCTGCGCATGGGCTACTGGAACCAGCAGATGGTCCCCATCAAGGAGATGACGGACGTGCTGAAGGTGGTGAAGGAGGTCACCAACCTCAAGCCCAAGTCCTGGGTGCGCCTCAAGAGGGGGATCTACAAGGACGACATCGCCCAG GTGGATTACGTGGAGCCCAGCCAGAACCAGATCTCCCTCAAGATGATCCCCCGCATCGACTTCGACCGCATCAAAGCCCGCATGAGCCTG AAGGACTGGTTCGCCAAGCGCAAGAAGTTCAAGCGCCCCCCCCAGCGGCTTTTCGATGCTGAAAAGATCCG CTCCCTGGGAGGCGACGTGGCGTCGGATGGAGACTTCCTCATCTTTGAAGGCAACCGCTACAGCCGCAAGGGCTTTCTCTTCAAGAGCTTCGCCATGTCGGCCGTG ATCACGGAAGGCGTGAAGCCCACCCTGTCGGAGCTGGAGAAGTTCGAGGACCAGCCCGAGGGCATCGACTTGGAGGTGGTGACGGAGAGCACAG GGAAGGAGCGTGAGCACAACTTCCAGCCCGGCGACAACGTGGAGGTGTGCGAGGGCGAGCTGATCAACCTGCAGGGCAAGATCCTCAGCGTCGATGGCAACAAGATCACCATCATGCCCAAACACGAGGACCTGAAG GACATGCTGGAGTTCCCAGCTCAGGAGCTGCGCAAGTATTTCAAGATGGGCGACCACGTGAAAGTGATCGCGGGGCGTTTCGAGGGTGACACGGGCCTCATCGTTCGGGTGGAGGAGAACTTTGTCATCCTCTTCTCTGACCTCACCATGCACGAG CTCAAGGTTCTACCGCGggacctgcagctctgctcggAGACTGCCTCGGGCGTGGACGTTGGGGGGCAGCACGAGTGGGGTGAGCTGGTGCAGCTGGACCCCCAGACCGTGGGCGTCATCGTCCGCCTGGAGCGCGAGACCTTCCAG GTGCTGAACATGTACGGGAAGGTGGTGACGGTGCGGCACCAGGCCGTCACCAGGAAGAAGGACAACCGCTTCGCCGTCGCCCTCGACTCGGAGCAGAACAACATCCACGTCAAGGACATCGTCAAGGTCATCGACGGGCCCCACTCG GGCCGTGAGGGGGAGATCCGGCACCTCTTCCGCGGCTTTGCCTTCCTGCACTGCAAGAAGCTGGTGGAGAACGGCGGCATGTTTGTCTGCAAGACCCGACACCTCGTCCTGGCCGGTGGTTCCAAG CCACGGGACGTCACCAACTTCACAGTGGCCGGCTTTACTCCCATGAGCCCCCGTATCACCAGCCCAATGCACCCCAGCGGGGCTG GCCAGCGCGGCGGCTTTGGCGGCGGCGGCATGAGCCGTGGGCGCGGGCGGCGGGATAACGACCTCATCGGGCAGACGGTGCGCATCTCCCAAGGACCTTACAAAG GCTACATCGGGGTGGTGAAGGACGCAACGGAGTCGACGGCCCGCGTGGAGCTGCACTCCACCTGCCAGACCATCTCGGTGGACCGCCAGCGCCTGACCACAGT GGGCTCGCGGCGCCCTGGTGGGATGACATCGACCTATGGGCGCACCCCCATGTACGGCTCCCAGACCCCGATGTACGGCTCGGGCTCCCGCACCCCGATGTACGGCTCCCAGACGCCCCTGCATGACG GCAGCCGCACGCCACACTACGGCTCACAGACCCCGCTGCACGACGGCAGCCGCACGCCTGCCCAGAGCGGTGCCTGGGACCCCAACAACCCCAACACGCCTTCCAG GGCCGACGAGGACTTTGAGTACGGCTTCGACGATGAGCCCACGCCCTCACCGCAAGGCTACGGTGGCACCCCCAACCCGCAGACCCCCGGCTACCCCGACCCCTCATCCCCACAGGTCACCCAGCCGTACAACCCCCAGACCCCTGGCACGCCGGCCAT GTACAACACCGACCAGTTCTCCCCCTACGCCGTGCCATCGCCACAGGGCTCCTACcaacccagccccagcccccagagCTACCACCAggtggcccccagccccgtgggcTACCAGAACACCCACTCGCCGGCCAGCTACCACCCTACACCATCGCCTATGGCCTACCAG gccagccccagccccagcccagtgGGGTACAGCCCCATGACCCCCGGGGCGCCATCCCCGGGGGGGTACAACCCCCACACCCCCGGTTCGGGCATCGAGCAGAGCTCCAGTGACTGGGTGACCACCGACATCCAGGTGAAGGTCCGGGACACCTACCTGGACAGCCAGGCGGTGGGACAGACGGGCGTCATCCGCAGCGTCACg GGGGGGATGTGCTCCGTGTACCTGAAGGACAGCGAGAAGGTGGTGAGCATCTCCAGCGAGCACCTGGAGCCCGTCACCCCCACCAAGAGCAACAAG GTGAAGGTGATCCTGGGTGAGGACCGGGAGGCCACCGGCATCCTGCTCAGCATCGACGGCGAGGATGGCATCGTCCGCATGGACCTGGATGAGCAGCTCAAGATCCTCAACCTGCGCTTCCTGGGCAAGCTCCTGGAGGCctga
- the SUPT5H gene encoding transcription elongation factor SPT5 isoform X2: MSDSDDSNFSEEESERSSEAEEAEAEEERASAAGSEKEEAEEEEEEEEYDEEEEEEDDDRPAKKPRHGGFILDEADVDDEYEDEDQWEDGAEDILEKASNIDNVVLDEDRSGARRLQNLWRDQREEELGEYYMKKYAKSSVGETVYGGSDELSDDITQQQLLPGVKDPNLWTVKCKIGEERATAIALMRKFIAYQFTDTPLQIKSVVAPEHVKGYIYVEAYKQTHVKQAIEGVGNLRMGYWNQQMVPIKEMTDVLKVVKEVTNLKPKSWVRLKRGIYKDDIAQVDYVEPSQNQISLKMIPRIDFDRIKARMSLKDWFAKRKKFKRPPQRLFDAEKIRSLGGDVASDGDFLIFEGNRYSRKGFLFKSFAMSAVITEGVKPTLSELEKFEDQPEGIDLEVVTESTGKEREHNFQPGDNVEVCEGELINLQGKILSVDGNKITIMPKHEDLKDMLEFPAQELRKYFKMGDHVKVIAGRFEGDTGLIVRVEENFVILFSDLTMHELKVLPRDLQLCSETASGVDVGGQHEWGELVQLDPQTVGVIVRLERETFQVLNMYGKVVTVRHQAVTRKKDNRFAVALDSEQNNIHVKDIVKVIDGPHSGREGEIRHLFRGFAFLHCKKLVENGGMFVCKTRHLVLAGGSKPRDVTNFTVAGFTPMSPRITSPMHPSGAGQRGGFGGGGMSRGRGRRDNDLIGQTVRISQGPYKGYIGVVKDATESTARVELHSTCQTISVDRQRLTTVGSRRPGGMTSTYGRTPMYGSQTPMYGSGSRTPMYGSQTPLHDGSRTPHYGSQTPLHDGSRTPAQSGAWDPNNPNTPSRADEDFEYGFDDEPTPSPQGYGGTPNPQTPGYPDPSSPQVTQPYNPQTPGTPAMYNTDQFSPYAVPSPQGSYQPSPSPQSYHQVAPSPVGYQNTHSPASYHPTPSPMAYQASPSPSPVGYSPMTPGAPSPGGYNPHTPGSGIEQSSSDWVTTDIQVKVRDTYLDSQAVGQTGVIRSVTGGMCSVYLKDSEKVVSISSEHLEPVTPTKSNKVKVILGEDREATGILLSIDGEDGIVRMDLDEQLKILNLRFLGKLLEA; the protein is encoded by the exons aTGTCGGACAGCGACGACAGCAACTTCTCGGAGGAGGAGAGCGAGCGCAGCAGCGAGGCCGAGGAGGCCGAG GCTGAGGAGGAGCGCGCCAGCGCGGCCGGCAGCGAGAAGGAggaggccgaggaggaggaggaggaagaggagtacgatgaggaggaggaggaggaagatgacgACCGGCCAGCCAAAAAACCCCGCCACGGGGGCTTCATCCTGGACGAGGCCG ACGTTGATGATGAGTACGAGGACGAGGACCAGTGGGAGGATGGGGCCGAGGACATCCTGGAGAAAG cTTCCAACATCGACAACGTGGTGCTGGACGAGGACCGCTCGGGCGCTCGGCGGTTGCAGAATCTCTGGAG GGATCAACGCGAGGAGGAGCTGGGCGAGTATTACATGAAGAAATACGCCAAGTCCTCGGTGGGAGAGAC cgTTTACGGCGGCTCCGATGAGCTCTCGGATGACATcacgcagcagcagctgctgcctggagtCAA GGATCCCAACCTCTGGACCGTGAAGTGCAAG ATCGGCGAGGAGCGCGCCACGGCCATTGCCCTGATGCGGAAATTCATCGCCTACCAGTTCACCGACACG CCCCTGCAGATCAAGTCGGTGGTGGCCCCCGAGCACGTCAAGGGCTACATCTACGTGGAGGCGTACAAGCAGACGCACGTGAAGCAGGCGATCGAGGGCGTGGGCAACCTGCGCATGGGCTACTGGAACCAGCAGATGGTCCCCATCAAGGAGATGACGGACGTGCTGAAGGTGGTGAAGGAGGTCACCAACCTCAAGCCCAAGTCCTGGGTGCGCCTCAAGAGGGGGATCTACAAGGACGACATCGCCCAG GTGGATTACGTGGAGCCCAGCCAGAACCAGATCTCCCTCAAGATGATCCCCCGCATCGACTTCGACCGCATCAAAGCCCGCATGAGCCTG AAGGACTGGTTCGCCAAGCGCAAGAAGTTCAAGCGCCCCCCCCAGCGGCTTTTCGATGCTGAAAAGATCCG CTCCCTGGGAGGCGACGTGGCGTCGGATGGAGACTTCCTCATCTTTGAAGGCAACCGCTACAGCCGCAAGGGCTTTCTCTTCAAGAGCTTCGCCATGTCGGCCGTG ATCACGGAAGGCGTGAAGCCCACCCTGTCGGAGCTGGAGAAGTTCGAGGACCAGCCCGAGGGCATCGACTTGGAGGTGGTGACGGAGAGCACAG GGAAGGAGCGTGAGCACAACTTCCAGCCCGGCGACAACGTGGAGGTGTGCGAGGGCGAGCTGATCAACCTGCAGGGCAAGATCCTCAGCGTCGATGGCAACAAGATCACCATCATGCCCAAACACGAGGACCTGAAG GACATGCTGGAGTTCCCAGCTCAGGAGCTGCGCAAGTATTTCAAGATGGGCGACCACGTGAAAGTGATCGCGGGGCGTTTCGAGGGTGACACGGGCCTCATCGTTCGGGTGGAGGAGAACTTTGTCATCCTCTTCTCTGACCTCACCATGCACGAG CTCAAGGTTCTACCGCGggacctgcagctctgctcggAGACTGCCTCGGGCGTGGACGTTGGGGGGCAGCACGAGTGGGGTGAGCTGGTGCAGCTGGACCCCCAGACCGTGGGCGTCATCGTCCGCCTGGAGCGCGAGACCTTCCAG GTGCTGAACATGTACGGGAAGGTGGTGACGGTGCGGCACCAGGCCGTCACCAGGAAGAAGGACAACCGCTTCGCCGTCGCCCTCGACTCGGAGCAGAACAACATCCACGTCAAGGACATCGTCAAGGTCATCGACGGGCCCCACTCG GGCCGTGAGGGGGAGATCCGGCACCTCTTCCGCGGCTTTGCCTTCCTGCACTGCAAGAAGCTGGTGGAGAACGGCGGCATGTTTGTCTGCAAGACCCGACACCTCGTCCTGGCCGGTGGTTCCAAG CCACGGGACGTCACCAACTTCACAGTGGCCGGCTTTACTCCCATGAGCCCCCGTATCACCAGCCCAATGCACCCCAGCGGGGCTG GCCAGCGCGGCGGCTTTGGCGGCGGCGGCATGAGCCGTGGGCGCGGGCGGCGGGATAACGACCTCATCGGGCAGACGGTGCGCATCTCCCAAGGACCTTACAAAG GCTACATCGGGGTGGTGAAGGACGCAACGGAGTCGACGGCCCGCGTGGAGCTGCACTCCACCTGCCAGACCATCTCGGTGGACCGCCAGCGCCTGACCACAGT GGGCTCGCGGCGCCCTGGTGGGATGACATCGACCTATGGGCGCACCCCCATGTACGGCTCCCAGACCCCGATGTACGGCTCGGGCTCCCGCACCCCGATGTACGGCTCCCAGACGCCCCTGCATGACG GCAGCCGCACGCCACACTACGGCTCACAGACCCCGCTGCACGACGGCAGCCGCACGCCTGCCCAGAGCGGTGCCTGGGACCCCAACAACCCCAACACGCCTTCCAG GGCCGACGAGGACTTTGAGTACGGCTTCGACGATGAGCCCACGCCCTCACCGCAAGGCTACGGTGGCACCCCCAACCCGCAGACCCCCGGCTACCCCGACCCCTCATCCCCACAGGTCACCCAGCCGTACAACCCCCAGACCCCTGGCACGCCGGCCAT GTACAACACCGACCAGTTCTCCCCCTACGCCGTGCCATCGCCACAGGGCTCCTACcaacccagccccagcccccagagCTACCACCAggtggcccccagccccgtgggcTACCAGAACACCCACTCGCCGGCCAGCTACCACCCTACACCATCGCCTATGGCCTACCAG gccagccccagccccagcccagtgGGGTACAGCCCCATGACCCCCGGGGCGCCATCCCCGGGGGGGTACAACCCCCACACCCCCGGTTCGGGCATCGAGCAGAGCTCCAGTGACTGGGTGACCACCGACATCCAGGTGAAGGTCCGGGACACCTACCTGGACAGCCAGGCGGTGGGACAGACGGGCGTCATCCGCAGCGTCACg GGGGGGATGTGCTCCGTGTACCTGAAGGACAGCGAGAAGGTGGTGAGCATCTCCAGCGAGCACCTGGAGCCCGTCACCCCCACCAAGAGCAACAAG GTGAAGGTGATCCTGGGTGAGGACCGGGAGGCCACCGGCATCCTGCTCAGCATCGACGGCGAGGATGGCATCGTCCGCATGGACCTGGATGAGCAGCTCAAGATCCTCAACCTGCGCTTCCTGGGCAAGCTCCTGGAGGCctga